In Musa acuminata AAA Group cultivar baxijiao chromosome BXJ3-11, Cavendish_Baxijiao_AAA, whole genome shotgun sequence, one DNA window encodes the following:
- the LOC135652187 gene encoding probable protein phosphatase 2C 68, translated as MAEICCGVETAALKSCEPGSRAARRRRMEIRRLSFVAGVEAPAVEDEPSEKRQRMDGGSSSGSAEKSGTTPGGSPSLEPPIMASAELGTSGRRPRFGMAAVRGRRRDMEDAVSIRPDFVRRDDGVSARHHFFGVFDGHGCSHVASLCSDRMHEVVAEEVETLASGAATSPQAWRVAMERSFARVDAEAVNGSGERPSQDCRCELQPPRCDHVGSTAVVAVVSPTRIVVANCGDSRAVLCRNGAPIPLSSDHKPDREDELQRIEAAGGRVIYWDGARVLGVLAMSRAIGDSYLKPYVISEPEVTVLDREEGDDCLILASDGLWDVVSNETACDIARMCLQGGGDEEEEVAGGDASCSDAAVLLTKLAFARHSADNISVVVVDLREKWKTAPTTPTRKNS; from the exons ATGGCGGAGATCTGTTGTGGCGTGGAGACGGCGGCTTTGAAGTCCTGCGAGCCGGGATCACGCGCGGCGAGGCGGCGCCGGATGGAGATCCGGCGGCTCAGCTTCGTCGCCGGGGTGGAGGCACCAGCGGTGGAGGACGAACCCAGTGAAAAGCGGCAGAGGATGGATGGCGGCAGCTCCTCCGGGAGCGCGGAAAAGTCTGGAACGACACCGGGTGGGAGCCCGAGTCTGGAGCCTCCCATTATGGCGTCCGCGGAATTGGGGACGTCCGGTCGGCGCCCGAGGTTTGGGATGGCTGCGGTCCGCGGGCGGAGGAGGGACATGGAGGACGCCGTCTCCATCCGTCCCGACTTTGTTCGGCGAGACGATGGGGTTTCGGCGAGGCACCATTTCTTCGGCGTCTTTGATGGTCATGGCTGCTCTCAC GTGGCGTCGCTGTGTAGCGATCGGATGCACGAGGTGGTGGCGGAGGAAGTAGAGACGCTTGCGTCGGGTGCCGCTACATCGCCGCAGGCATGGAGGGTGGCGATGGAGAGGAGCTTCGCTCGGGTGGACGCGGAGGCGGTGAACGGGAGCGGTGAGCGCCCGAGCCAGGACTGCCGATGCGAGCTCCAGCCGCCGAGGTGTGACCACGTGGGCTCCACCGCCGTGGTCGCCGTCGTCAGCCCCACCCGGATCGTCGTCGCCAACTGCGGCGACTCCCGCGCCGTCCTCTGCCGCAACGGCGCCCCCATCCCCCTCTCTTCCGACCACAAG CCGGACCGAGAGGACGAGCTGCAGCGGATCGAAGCCGCTGGGGGTCGAGTGATCTATTGGGACGGGGCGAGGGTTCTTGGCGTGCTCGCCATGTCTCGAGCCATAG GGGACAGTTATTTGAAGCCGTACGTGATATCGGAGCCGGAGGTGACGGTGTTGGATAGGGAGGAGGGCGACGACTGCCTGATCCTGGCGAGCGACGGGCTGTGGGACGTGGTGAGCAACGAGACGGCCTGCGACATCGCAAGGATGTGCCTGCAGGGCGGCGGCGACGAAGAAGAGGAAGTCGCTGGCGGTGATGCATCGTGCTCGGACGCGGCCGTACTGCTGACAAAGCTGGCCTTTGCGAGGCACAGCGCAGATAACATCAGCGTGGTCGTCGTCGACCTAAGAGAGAAATGGAAAACGGCGCCTACGACGCCGACGAGGAAGAATTCGTAG
- the LOC103972276 gene encoding tropinone reductase homolog At5g06060-like: MENGLGSSCIANDERWSLAGATAVVTGGTKGIGYAIVEELARFGAAIHTCSRNEAELNKCLKEWGAKNFKVTGSVCDVSSRDDREKLMEDVKSTFGGKLSILVNNAGTGFVKPMVAITPDEYKFMMSTNLESAFHLTQLAHPLLKASGAGTIVNVSSLAGIVGIDNITIYGATKAALNQLTRSLACEWAKDNIRTNCVAPGSVRTPLMEPLLAIEEFVAKETYRIPLGRVAESEEVSAVVAFLCLPAACYINGQVICVDGGKSVNGNL, translated from the exons ATGGAGAACGGTCTTGGAAGCAGCTGCATCGCCAACGACGAGAGGTGGTCTCTTGCCGGCGCAACAGCCGTGGTCACCGGCGGCACCAAAGGAATCGG GTATGCCATAGTCGAGGAACTAGCTAGATTCGGAGCAGCCATCCACACCTGCTCCCGAAACGAAGCAGAGCTCAACAAGTGCTTGAAAGAATGGGGGGCGAAGAACTTTAAGGTCACAGGCTCCGTCTGCGATGTCTCGTCCCGAGATGATCGAGAGAAGCTAATGGAGGACGTCAAGTCCACCTTCGGCGGAAAGCTCAGTATCCTG GTCAACAACGCAGGGACGGGGTTTGTGAAGCCGATGGTGGCCATAACCCCTGACGAGTACAAGTTTATGATGAGCACCAACCTGGAGTCTGCGTTCCACCTGACCCAGCTCGCCCACCCCCTGCTCAAGGCATCAGGAGCAGGCACCATCGTCAACGTCTCCTCGCTCGCCGGCATCGTCGGCATTGACAACATAACCATCTACGGAGCAACTAAAG CGGCGCTGAACCAGCTCACCAGGAGCCTGGCCTGCGAGTGGGCGAAGGACAACATCCGGACCAACTGCGTCGCGCCCGGCTCCGTTAGAACCCCTCTCATGGAACCG TTGCTTGCGATCGAGGAGTTCGTGGCGAAGGAGACGTACCGCATCCCTCTCGGGCGCGTGGCCGAGTCGGAGGAGGTGTCAGCTGTGGTGGCTTTCTTGTGCCTCCCTGCTGCTTGCTACATCAATGGCCAAGTCATCTGCGTCGACGGTGGTAAATCTGTCAACGGCAACCTGTAA
- the LOC103972277 gene encoding thaumatin-like protein: MPAARQHLFLVCLLLPISLSYEIQLILVNNCNYSVWPGVLGSAGHATPEDGGFHLGLGEEAVFDVPSWWSGRVWGRQGCGFDGQGKGSCDSGDCGGMLQCKGAGGAPPATVVEMTFGTDRSPLHFYDVSLVDGFNLPVTMAPVGGGVGCGVAGCEVDLNVCCPSKLEVKQNGKVVGCKSACLALKADKYCCTGDYGSPKICKPTLFSHLFKSICPRAYSFAFDDSSSLNICRASRYLITFCPPAR, translated from the exons ATGCCAGCTGCCCGGCAACACCTGTTCCTTGTCTGCCTCCTCCTCCCTATCTCCTTATCCT ATGAAATCCAGCTGATACTGGTGAACAACTGCAACTACAGCGTGTGGCCTGGAGTGCTCGGCAGCGCCGGTCATGCAACACCAGAGGACGGCGGCTTCCACCTCGGCCTCGGCGAGGAGGCGGTCTTCGACGTGCCGAGCTGGTGGTCGGGGCGGGTCTGGGGCAGGCAGGGCTGCGGTTTCGACGGCCAAGGGAAAGGGAGCTGCGACAGCGGCGACTGCGGCGGGATGCTGCAGTGCAAGGGCGCCGGAGGAGCGCCACCGgcgacggtggtggagatgaccttCGGCACCGACCGGTCACCTCTCCACTTCTACGACGTGAGCCTGGTCGACGGCTTCAACCTCCCCGTCACCATGGCCCCGGTCGGGGGAGGTGTTGGCTGCGGCGTGGCCGGGTGCGAGGTGGACTTGAACGTCTGCTGCCCTTCCAAGCTCGAGGTGAAGCAGAACGGGAAGGTGGTGGGGTGCAAGAGCGCGTGCTTGGCGCTGAAGGCGGACAAGTACTGCTGCACCGGGGACTACGGCTCGCCCAAGATCTGCAAACCCACCCTCTTCTCCCATCTCTTCAAGTCCATTTGCCCTCGTGCTTACAGCTTCGCCTTCGACGACTCTTCCAGCCTGAACATATGCAGGGCATCGAGATACCTCATCACCTTCTGCCCTCCTGCAAgatag
- the LOC103972278 gene encoding pumilio homolog 2 yields the protein MLSEMGVRSMIGSGGDAFDVEELEGLGALLREQRRQEAIDRERELNIFRSGSAPPTVEGSLTAVGGLFGLEVGANVPDLPESKNGDGSLSEEELRSNPAYLSYYYSHVNLNPRLPPPVLSKEDWRSTQRLQVGRSVIEEIGDRRKESRWEEQGHISLFSQQPLFNPQEHAVESRKVPGSGEWLDKPGDELIRLPLGRQKSFADVLQGDTGCKTPISNHPSRPQSRNAYANGLEALGSSDSQLSLNNDVSALGRQQPGEYVMSVDGLPHSFTSVGSSSHMKSTTPDPQLVARAPSPRLPPFVLNVGANIQKDKDNLSAIVDSDDLIAAISGFSLSTDGAVAAENTSRTELQSELDDHHKFLFDSLTNQENIRMRAIMKDSDPHSLIIPSLPHSLKASFPHSTTEGQVEIRNLSSRVGDPIEPRKSTISSVKSYVKSPSLPLVANAGGSPGHYQNLESVAAAFAGSSGLSAYSVNPAFPSMLQNHISTGAVPPSFESGAAASAIASLSMDPMVSGGGIFAPSSLAGLTDLKSLGQIGNQSAIAALQTPPSDPLYLQYLKAAEYTAQVAASYGDPSMERGYVGNSHAELLGVQNAYIASLLQSQKQYDPSLLGKFGFTNHGYYGSPAFDLGLSYPGSPLAGQIDSQIGPGSALKLGEHYTQFPYGLRNLNGGTTGSWYFDQSHNLDKHFRSSLLEEFKNNKTRCFELAEIAGHVVEFSTDQYGSRFIQQKLETATIEEKNMVFEEIMPRAQSLMTDVFGNYVVQKFFEHGSTAQRRKLSDQLNKHVLALSLQMYGCRVIQKAIEVVDLDLKKKMVLELDGHVMRCVRDQNGNHVIQKCIECVPQDAIQFIISTFYDQVVTLSTHPYGCRVIQRVLEYCDDPNTQQIVMGEILQSVSLLTQDQYGNYVVQHVLEHGKPSERSAIIKKLAGQIVQMSLHKFASNVVEKCLTFGSLEERQILVNEMLGSTDENEPLQAMMKDQFGNYVVQKVLETCDDQQRELILSRIKVHLNALKKYTYGKHIVARVEKLVAAGERRIGFQTQHASSIA from the exons ATGCTGTCGGAGATGGGCGTTCGTTCTATGATCGGAAGCGGAGGGGATGCATTCGACGTGGAGGAGTTGGAGGGGCTAGGAGCGCTGCTTCGGGAGCAGAGAAGGCAAGAGGCGATCGATCGAGAGAGGGAGCTTAATATTTTTCGCAGCGGCTCCGCCCCACCTACTGTGGAGGGCTCCCTCACTGCCGTGGGAGGGCTCTTCGGCCTGGAGGTTGGCGCCAACGTGCCAGATTTACCGGAGTCTAAGAATGGAGATGGATCATTATCCGAGGAGGAGCTCCGTTCCAATCCCGCTTACCTCTCTTACTACTACTCGCATGTGAATCTGAACCCGCGGCTCCCACCTCCAGTGCTCTCCAAAGAGGACTGGAGGTCAACTCAGAGGCTTCAGGTGGGGAGATCGGTTATTGAGGAGATTGGAGATAGGAGGAAAGAGAGCCGTTGGGAGGAACAGGGTCATATATCACTGTTCTCGCAGCAGCCGCTGTTTAATCCACAGGAGCATGCTGTAGAGTCGAGAAAGGTACCTGGTTCAGGGGAGTGGCTGGACAAACCCGGAGACGAACTGATCAGGCTTCCACTCGGCCGGCAGAAGAGCTTTGCCGATGTCCTTCAG GGCGACACTGGGTGCAAGACTCCCATCTCAAACCATCCATCACGCCCACAAAGTCGTAATGCATATGCAAATGGTCTCGAAGCATTAGGTTCTTCTGATTCTCAGCTTTCTTTGAACAATGACGTTTCAGCTTTAGGTAGGCAACAACCTGGTGAATATGTCATGAGTGTTGATGGTCTTCCACATAGTTTTACATCTGTTGGAAGTTCATCCCATATGAAAAGCACCACTCCTGATCCGCAGCTGGTTGCACGGGCTCCTAGTCCTCGTCTTCCACCTTTTGTTCTGAATGTTGGCGCCAATATCCAGAAAGATAAAGACAATCTGTCAGCTATAGTTGATTCTGATGACCTTATTGCTGCAATATCAGGTTTTAGCTTGTCAACTGATGGTGCAGTAGCTGCTGAAAATACCTCTCGAACAGAGCTTCAAAGCGAGTTGGATGATCACCACAAATTTCTTTTTGATTCGCTAACAAACCAAGAAAATATTAGGATGCGGGCTATCATGAAAGATTCTGATCCACATTCTTTAATAATTCCCTCTCTTCCACATTCATTGAAGGCTTCATTTCCTCATTCCACTACTGAAGGTCAGGTGGAGATAAGAAATTTGAGCTCGAGAGTAGGTGATCCAATTGAACCACGTAAATCCACTATCTCATCTGTCAAATCATATGTGAAATCACCTTCTTTACCTCTGGTTGCTAATGCTGGTGGTTCACCTGGTCATTATCAGAACCTTGAGAGTGTAGCTGCAGCTTTTGCAGGTAGCAGTGGGTTGAGTGCTTATTCTGTTAATCCTGCATTTCCTTCGATGCTGCAGAATCATATTAGCACAGGCGCTGTGCCTCCTTCATTTGAAAGTGGTGCTGCTGCTTCAGCAATTGCATCTCTTAGTATGGACCCTATGGTTTCTGGAGGAGGTATTTTTGCACCATCAAGTTTAGCTGGACTAACTGATCTGAAAAGTCTCGGTCAAATTGGTAATCAGTCAGCAATAGCAGCTCTCCAAACACCACCTAGTGACCCTCTTTACCTTCAGTACTTGAAGGCTGCTGAATATACTGCACAAGTTGCTGCTAGTTATGGTGATCCTTCCATGGAGAGGGGTTATGTGGGCAATTCTCATGCAGAATTGCTTGGGGTCCAGAATGCTTACATTGCATCATTGCTCCAATCACAGAAACAGTATGATCCCTCGCTTCTTGGCAAATTTGGGTTTACAAATCATGGTTACTATGGCAGTCCTGCTTTTGACCTGGGCTTATCATATCCAGGAAGCCCTTTAGCAGGACAAATTGATTCTCAAATTGGGCCTGGAAGCGCTCTTAAGCTTGGCGAGCACTACACACAATTTCCTTATGGCTTGAGAAATTTAAATGGAGGTACTACGGGATCATGGTATTTTGATCAATCTCATAACTTGGATAAACATTTTCGGTCCTCACTTTTAGAGGAGTTCAAGAACAATAAGACCAGATGCTTTGAACTTGCTGAGATTGCTGGTCATGTGGTTGAGTTTAG TACTGACCAGTATGGGAGTCGATTTATACAGCAGAAACTTGAAACTGCCACAATTGAAGAGAAAAACATGGTTTTTGAAGAAATCATGCCACGTGCTCAGTCTTTGATGACCGATGTTTTTGGCAATTATGTGGTGCAAAAG TTTTTTGAGCATGGATCTACAGCTCAGAGAAGGAAACTGTCTGACCAACTCAATAAGCATGTGTTGGCTCTTAGCCTTCAAATGTATGGTTGTCGGGTAATTCAAAAG GCCATAGAAGTTGTTGATTTGGACCTGAAGAAAAAAATGGTTTTGGAGCTTGATGGGCATGTCATGCGTTGTGTACGTGACCAGAATGGGAACCATGTCATCCAGAAATGTATCGAGTGTGTTCCCCAGGATGCAATTCAGTTTATCATATCAACCTTCTATGATCAAGTTGTAACATTATCTACTCATCCATATGGCTGTCGTGTCATACAG AGAGTACTGGAGTATTGTGATGACCCTAACACTCAACAGATTGTGATGGGAGAAATTCTACAATCTGTTAGCTTGTTGACTCAAGACCAGTATGGAAATTATGTTGTCCAG catgttttggaGCATGGGAAACCTAGTGAGAGGTCTGCCATCATTAAGAAGTTAGCCGGACAGATAGTTCAGATGAGTCTACATAAGTTTGCTTCGAATGTTGTTGAAAAATGTTTGACTTTTGGCAGTCTCGAGGAACGTCAAAtattggtgaatgaaatgcttggtTCAACTGATGAGAATGAGCCTCTTCAG GCCATGATGAAAGATCAGTTTGGTAACTATGTTGTACAGAAAGTATTGGAGACTTGTGATGATCAGCAACGTGAACTGATTCTGTCACGAATAAAGGTCCACTTGAATGCTTTGAAAAAATATACCTACGGAAAGcatatagttgctcgtgtagagaAACTTGTTGCAGCCGGGG AACGGCGGATCGGATTTCAGACCCAGCATGCATCTTCGATTGCATGA